One Ranitomeya imitator isolate aRanImi1 chromosome 1, aRanImi1.pri, whole genome shotgun sequence DNA window includes the following coding sequences:
- the KLF3 gene encoding Krueppel-like factor 3, with product MLMFDPVLIKPEATEPLSMPYQTSYIEPLKTNKYSVIYPTPNMPHSKLYPSIETLSGFQMEPVDLTTNKRNSPPSAGRSPSPPKRRTPPVLYMHSSSPPLKKLTPSPPSVPQFPMPLTINPLLSAFPRHGYRNPGLLPLLQPMVVQPVPFMYTPHLQHPIMVIADELENQSSKHMPVTVPECYEKSPLLKSIKVEPVTDQCMTEIYPEQMSPGISTPPKSMFHEHHPSVIVHPVKRPLPVESPETQRKRRIHRCDYDGCNKVYTKSSHLKAHRRTHTGEKPYQCTWEGCTWKFARSDELTRHFRKHTGIKPFQCPDCDRSFSRSDHLALHRKRHMLV from the exons CCATATCAAACAAGTTACATAGAGCCACTGAAGACAAATAAATACAGTgtcatttacccaacaccaaacatgCCTCACAGTAAACTTTACCCCAGCATTGAAACATTGTCTGGATTCCAAATGGAGCCGGTGGATCTAACTACAAACAAGAGGAATTCGCCTCCCTCCGCAGGAAGGTCCCCATCTCCTCCCAAGAGAAGAACTCCTCCAGTTTTATATATGCACTCATCCAGTCCACCTTTGAAAAAGTTAACTCCATCACCACCATCTGTACCACAATTCCCAATGCCATTAACCATTAACCCATTGTTGTCTGCATTTCCTAGACATGGGTATAGGAACCCTGGACTCTTACCCTTATTGCAGCCAATGGTTGTACAGCCTGTTCCTTTCATGTACACACCTCATCTTCAGCATCCAATCATGGTAATAGCTGATGAACTGGAGAATCAAAGTAGTAAACACA TGCCTGTGACAGTCCCGGAGTGTTACGAAAAATCTCCACTATTAAAAAGCATAAAAGTTGAGCCTGTGACAGATCAATGTATGACTGAAATTTACCCTGAACAAATGTCTCCTGGTATCAGTACACCTCCAAAGTCAATGTTCCATGA ACATCACCCATCAGTTATAGTACACCCAGTGAAGAGGCCATTACCTGTGGAATCTCCAGAAACGCAGAGGAAACGAAGAATACACAGATGCGACTATGATGGCTGCAATAAAGTTTACACCAAAAGTTCTCATTTAAAGGCGCACAGGAGAACACATACAG GGGAAAAACCTTATCAGTGTACATGGGAAGGATGCACGTGGAAGTTTGCCCGCTCTGACGAACTGACTCGGCATTTCCGTAAACACACTGGAATCAAACCATTTCAGTGTCCAGACTGTGACCGTAGCTTCTCCCGTTCGGATCACCTCGCCCTCCACAGGAAGAGACACATGCTcgtctaa